From the genome of Virgibacillus proomii, one region includes:
- the rsfS gene encoding ribosome silencing factor produces MENKNIVQLAAEACDDKRAENILVLNMKEVSLIADYFLICHGNNERQVQAIARGIKEKMEENEVTLYRLEGFDQARWILVDIGDVVCHVFHKDERGYYNLERLWGDAAEIPVLTRQDQ; encoded by the coding sequence GTGGAAAATAAGAACATTGTACAATTAGCGGCAGAAGCTTGTGATGATAAACGCGCAGAAAACATCCTGGTACTTAATATGAAAGAGGTTTCTTTAATAGCTGATTATTTTTTAATTTGTCATGGTAATAATGAGCGACAAGTACAAGCAATTGCTCGAGGAATCAAAGAAAAAATGGAAGAAAATGAAGTTACTTTGTATCGATTAGAAGGCTTTGACCAAGCTAGATGGATTTTAGTAGATATAGGTGACGTAGTTTGTCACGTCTTTCATAAAGATGAGCGAGGTTATTATAACTTAGAGCGGCTTTGGGGAGATGCTGCAGAAATTCCAGTTTTAACAAGACAGGACCAATAG
- the yqeK gene encoding bis(5'-nucleosyl)-tetraphosphatase (symmetrical) YqeK: MDIDTAIEKVKPQLTKERFAHSLRVAELSKKLANQFGENEYKAELAGVLHDYAKYRSKEELARWILTTSLPKDLLQYHHELWHGPVGALLVEKELGIQDKVIQEAVHYHTTGRAYMSKLEMIIFLADYMEPGRKFPGVDKVREVAKKNLEQACFMALANTIQYLLGKQATIYPDTFYAYNYFNRKIKEELVSGK, from the coding sequence ATGGATATTGATACAGCGATAGAGAAAGTAAAACCACAGCTTACAAAAGAGCGATTTGCCCATTCATTACGAGTGGCTGAGTTGTCTAAAAAACTAGCTAATCAGTTTGGAGAAAATGAATATAAGGCGGAATTAGCCGGTGTATTACATGATTACGCCAAATATCGTTCAAAGGAGGAATTGGCTCGGTGGATTTTGACTACATCTTTACCAAAGGATTTGCTTCAATATCATCATGAGCTATGGCATGGTCCGGTTGGTGCTCTGTTAGTAGAAAAAGAACTCGGCATCCAAGACAAAGTAATCCAAGAGGCAGTTCACTACCATACAACTGGTAGGGCGTATATGAGTAAGCTGGAAATGATTATTTTTTTAGCAGATTATATGGAGCCGGGTAGAAAATTCCCTGGAGTGGATAAAGTAAGAGAAGTAGCAAAAAAGAATTTAGAACAAGCTTGTTTCATGGCATTAGCAAATACTATTCAGTATTTGCTCGGAAAACAGGCTACCATCTATCCTGATACATTTTACGCATATAATTATTTTAATCGAAAAATTAAGGAGGAATTAGTTAGTGGAAAATAA
- a CDS encoding nicotinate-nucleotide adenylyltransferase, translating into MERIGILGGTFDPPHIGHLIIAEEVRLALHLAEIWFIPSYTPPHKEEAKTSPDHRLEMVRLAIKDNPYFKVNTVELERSGKSYTIDTVKELQKRYLDKEFYFIIGADMVEYLPKWHRIEELSELVTFVGVKRPNYQLKSSFPIKEVDIPLIEISSTLLRKRCAKGESVNYWLPQSVYHYLKEHHLYGY; encoded by the coding sequence ATGGAACGAATTGGTATATTAGGGGGAACTTTTGATCCACCACATATTGGACATTTAATTATTGCGGAAGAAGTTCGGCTCGCATTACATTTAGCTGAAATTTGGTTCATCCCATCTTATACACCTCCTCATAAGGAAGAGGCAAAAACAAGTCCGGATCATCGGTTAGAGATGGTTCGGCTTGCTATTAAGGATAATCCTTATTTTAAGGTGAATACAGTGGAATTAGAGAGAAGCGGTAAGTCTTACACGATTGATACGGTTAAGGAATTACAAAAACGGTATTTGGATAAGGAATTTTATTTTATTATTGGTGCAGATATGGTTGAATATTTACCGAAGTGGCATCGGATTGAGGAACTTTCCGAGTTAGTTACTTTCGTTGGGGTGAAACGGCCAAATTATCAATTAAAAAGCAGTTTTCCTATTAAAGAAGTTGACATACCCCTAATTGAAATTTCATCAACATTGCTGCGTAAACGATGTGCTAAAGGGGAATCTGTAAACTATTGGTTACCTCAATCCGTTTATCATTATTTGAAGGAGCATCATTTATATGGATATTGA
- the yhbY gene encoding ribosome assembly RNA-binding protein YhbY, which translates to MLTGKQKRFLRAEANQLKPIFQVGKIGVNQNMVTQIEDALEKRELLKVSILQNCLEDKTIVAEQLAEGTGAEIVQIIGNNIVLYKESKENKHIQLP; encoded by the coding sequence ATGTTAACAGGGAAACAAAAACGTTTTTTACGTGCTGAAGCAAATCAACTGAAGCCGATTTTTCAAGTTGGTAAAATAGGTGTAAATCAAAATATGGTTACTCAAATTGAAGATGCCTTGGAGAAAAGAGAACTATTGAAAGTAAGCATTTTACAAAATTGCCTAGAAGATAAAACGATCGTTGCCGAACAATTAGCTGAAGGAACAGGTGCTGAAATTGTACAAATTATAGGGAATAACATCGTCCTTTATAAAGAATCTAAAGAAAATAAGCATATTCAACTTCCGTAA
- the aroE gene encoding shikimate dehydrogenase: MVYRFGLIGYPISHSLSPWIHERFMEKTSTKGTYSLFEFTQQTPVEGILKHLKSKNVHGFNVTVPFKQQIMPFLDEIDQIANRTGAVNTVINKNGKWIGYNTDGVGYVRSLQDKFPNLFKMTPRRALILGGGGAARGIFTALDQFHFDQIDIANRTKEKAAAICRHANKDSQVLSFVEAEAKLADYDIVIQTTSVGMKPNIEQTIIANKDFPSNVIYSDIIYQPMKTKFLQQAEKSGAPVHYGHTMLLYQAQYAFEIWTRKKPDIGMMEDELEQILKGR; the protein is encoded by the coding sequence GTGGTATATCGTTTCGGCTTAATCGGATATCCAATTTCTCATTCGTTATCACCGTGGATACACGAACGGTTTATGGAGAAAACGTCAACCAAAGGAACGTATTCACTATTTGAGTTTACACAACAAACACCTGTAGAAGGGATTCTCAAGCATTTAAAGTCCAAAAACGTACATGGTTTTAATGTAACTGTTCCCTTTAAACAACAGATCATGCCTTTTCTGGATGAGATAGATCAGATTGCTAATCGAACTGGAGCTGTTAATACGGTAATAAATAAAAATGGAAAATGGATCGGTTATAACACAGATGGAGTCGGCTATGTACGTTCTTTACAGGATAAGTTTCCAAACTTGTTTAAAATGACACCTCGTCGTGCACTGATTCTTGGTGGGGGTGGCGCTGCTCGAGGGATCTTTACTGCACTGGATCAGTTTCATTTTGATCAGATTGACATTGCTAATCGAACAAAAGAAAAGGCTGCTGCTATTTGTCGTCATGCAAATAAAGACTCCCAAGTGTTGTCCTTCGTGGAAGCAGAAGCAAAGCTAGCGGATTATGATATTGTGATTCAGACAACTTCTGTAGGTATGAAGCCTAATATAGAGCAAACAATAATTGCAAACAAGGATTTTCCGTCCAATGTGATTTATAGTGATATCATCTATCAACCGATGAAGACAAAATTTTTGCAGCAGGCAGAAAAGAGTGGAGCACCTGTCCATTATGGTCATACGATGTTACTATATCAGGCACAATATGCTTTTGAGATCTGGACCAGGAAAAAGCCAGATATTGGAATGATGGAAGATGAGTTAGAGCAAATTTTGAAAGGAAGATAG